CCCCAGGCCCGCCTCGGGGGGATCGGGGAGCCGAGGGACGCGTATGAATCGCCACGAGTTCGCGACCGATGGTGCACGGGTGCGCACCGCGGTGCTGCTCGCTGCCGGCCTGGGCAGCCGGCTGGCGCCGTTGACCGACGCGGTGCCGAAGTGTCTGGTCTGCGTGAGCGGGGTGCCGATCCTTGGGCGACTGGTCCTCGCCCTGAATGGTCACGGGTTCGAGCGCCTGGTCGTGGTCACCGGTTACAAGGCCGCGGCGATCCGCGACTACCTCGGTGAGCGCTTCGGCGGCATCACGATCGAGTACATCGTCAGCCCGCTGTTCGAGACCACCAACAACATCTACTCGCTGTGGCTGGCCCGAGACGTGATCGACGACGCGTTCCTGCTGGTCGAGAGCGATCTCGTTTTCGACGAGGATCTGCTGGCGCCGCTGCTGCACCCCGACCGGATCGCCGTCTCCAGGCAGCTGCCGTGGATGAGCGGGACCACGGTCACCCTCGGCGGGGACGGCCACGTCAACGCCTTCTACACCGCGCCCCCGGGCGTCTACGGCCAGCACTGCACCGACGTCGACCACTACATGGCGGTCAACATCTGCAGTCTGGCGCGCGACACCTGGGCCGAGGTCGGCACGCGCCTCGACCAGCACGTGGCAGCCGGCCAGACTGGCTACTTCTATGAGTACGTGTTCGAGGAGATGACCGCCGACGGCTGCATGGCCCCGAAGGCCGTGATCTTCCCCGCCGACCGTTGGTACGAGATCGACACGCCGGCCGATCTCCGTGCGGCCGAACTGGTGTTCCCCAGACACCTGCACCCCGCAGGAGGGTCCGGGCGGACAGCCCTCAGCGCTGGGGCGGCGGGGTGAGCCGATGCGGCAGTGTGAGCGGCAGCGGCAGCCGCGGCGCGTCGCGGCCGTCGGCCGGTCCCGGGCCGATGCTCTCGTTCGCCCGGGACCTGCCCAACGTGTGCTCGCTGGCCGGGCTGCTGGCCGCGGTGCTCGGGCTCTACTTCGCGATCCGCGGCGTCTACCCAGCGGCCGTGATAGCACTGCTCTGGGCGGTCGTTTTCGACTGGAGCGACGGCCTGATCGCCCGACAGATGAATCGACGCACAGCCGATCAGCAGGCCTTCGGCGCCCAGCTCGACTCACTGATCGACCTCGTCAGCTTCAGCGTCGCGCCGGCAACCCTGCTCCTGAGCGTCGGGCGCTTCAACGTCTGGTTCGTCCCCGGCGCGTTCGTGATCCTCGCTACCGGGGTGATCCGGCTGAGTTACTTCAACGTCTTCGGGCTGCTCGACGATTCGAC
This region of Actinomycetes bacterium genomic DNA includes:
- a CDS encoding phosphocholine cytidylyltransferase family protein encodes the protein MRTAVLLAAGLGSRLAPLTDAVPKCLVCVSGVPILGRLVLALNGHGFERLVVVTGYKAAAIRDYLGERFGGITIEYIVSPLFETTNNIYSLWLARDVIDDAFLLVESDLVFDEDLLAPLLHPDRIAVSRQLPWMSGTTVTLGGDGHVNAFYTAPPGVYGQHCTDVDHYMAVNICSLARDTWAEVGTRLDQHVAAGQTGYFYEYVFEEMTADGCMAPKAVIFPADRWYEIDTPADLRAAELVFPRHLHPAGGSGRTALSAGAAG
- a CDS encoding CDP-alcohol phosphatidyltransferase family protein; the encoded protein is MSGSGSRGASRPSAGPGPMLSFARDLPNVCSLAGLLAAVLGLYFAIRGVYPAAVIALLWAVVFDWSDGLIARQMNRRTADQQAFGAQLDSLIDLVSFSVAPATLLLSVGRFNVWFVPGAFVILATGVIRLSYFNVFGLLDDSTYRGLALDNNVIVLALLFVVEPVAGTAIFAIVLYIALMVLAALNVAPIKTPKLGGRWYYAVILYALVLTGVYGWQLA